The segment GCATTATGTTCATTCCCACTCCGGCCATGCCCGCGCCCATTACAATGGTTAGTAGTAGCATCCACCATTGGGAAATGTCAAGACTCAAAATTAGAAAATACGGAGCCAAAAACAAGGTAAACATTACCAATGCTTTAAGGTGTAATTTCCAGTTTCCCGTTTTAGCTAAATTATTTTCTTTGAAGTAATTATTAACACGTTTATTTAAAGTTCTAAAAAATTTAGCCGAATCAATTCGGGAAAAGCGGATGGAGTCTTGATTAAAATTCATGAGGTATAAGATAATTATGTAAAGGTAAAACATTAATTGTGCCGATACTAGAATAGTGTAAAGTTTACCTCAATTTTTCCTTACTTTTGCTTTAAAATAAAGCATTTTGGAACTAATCAACAAATATTTTCCTCATCTTTCTCAACTACAATTAGAACAATTCTCCCAACTACAGGAACTGTACAAGGATTGGAACCTAAAAATAAATGTAGTGTCCAGAAAGGATATAGATGAATTGTATTTACGTCACGTACTACATTCCCTGGGAATAGCAAGGGTGCAGGAATTTAATCCCGGGGCTTCTATTCTGGATGTAGGTACTGGAGGAGGTTTTCCTGGTATTCCTCTTGCAATTCTTTTTCCCGAGACCCGGTTTCATTTGGTTGATTCAATAGGAAAAAAAATTAAAGTAGTTGATGAGGTAGTCTCCGGCCTGGGAATTACTAACGTAAAAACTACTAACTCACGTGTAGAGGAAATAACCGGAAAGTATGATTTTATTGTGAGCCGCGCAGTGGCTGCCATGCCAACCTTTGTGCATTGGGTAAAAGGTAAGATCGCAAAGGAAAATAATCATGAATTCAAAAATGGTATTCTTTATTTAAAAGGTGGTGACCTTTCTGAAGAATTAGAACCCTACCGCAACGTTCAAATCTTTCCGCTTAATAATTACTTTACAGAAGATTTCTACGAAACAAAAAAAGTAGTTTACTTACTTATGAAATTTAAAGGCTAGCTCTATATGTTTTCTGTGTTATTATAGATGATACCCTTTAATACAAATACAACATATCTTTATCAATCATTTAACTCTATAAAAGGCCTTTACTCTGTAGTTTTGGTAGTACCAATAAAAACAGATAATTATGAAAAATTTAGAAGATTTATTTCAACATCAATTAAAAGATCTTTATAGTGCCGAATCGCAATTAATTAAAGCGTTACCAAAAATGGCAAAAAAGGCAAGTGATGATAAGTTGAAAAAAGCTATTGAAAAACATCTTGAAGAAACTAAGGAGCATAAAGAACGTTTAAAGGAAGTATGTGATGAACTGGGAATTAAACCAACTTAGGTGAAGAATGTAAAGCTATGAAAGGCTTAATTGAAGAGGCCGAAAGTTTTCTGGAAGAAGATGCAGACGAAGATGTGAAAGATGCAGGAATTATTGCAGAAGCACAACGAGTGGAACACTACGAGATTTCCGGATACGGAACAGTAATTCGTTATGCCAAAGAACTTGGACATGATAAAATTGCTAAAAAACTGGCCAAAACATTGGAACAGGAATATAAAGCAGACGAGGATCTTAATAAAATGGCAGAAGGACGATTAAACAGGGAAGCAAAAAAATAGTTCCCGCTTTAAAATATTAGAAGAAACGCCTGGAGAAATTCAGGCGTTTTTTATTTGTAGTATTTATTACCAAAAGTTTTGACCCCAATCTTTTTCTTCTCAGGCTAAGTTAAAGCTGTGTTATCTAAAACCTTACATGAAGTTAAATTAGTTAAAAGGCTCTCATTTCAGAATTTTAGAGGCTAAATTTAAGTATACAATTAAAGGAGGGAAATCATGGGTTACAGGGAAGATACCATTGGATTATTATATAAAGTTCTGGCTAAGAGCTTTTTAGACGGAAGGGTTTACATAAGTGCTGCAGAGAGCAGTAAAAGACTCTTATATAAAAACTTTTTTCGAAAGCTTGCGCATCAAAAACGAGCATTTTGTAAAAGAATTAAGTACGAAATAGAAGTACTAGAGAATGAAATTTTATTAATGGGTGGAGAAATTAAATCTTACCCAGATTGGGAAGACCATCACTCACCAATTTTACCTAGTTTTTCGGGTAGAGAAAGACGGACTGATTAAAGAATGCTACCGCCGGGAAAAGCAAAACATCGGGTTTTACAACAGTCTGCTTTCGAGAATAAGTATGGGTCAAATAAGAGAGATGCTGCTTTTTCAAAAACACTCTATGCAGCTAATTCTTAATGAGATCGAATCCATGGGATTGAAATTATACCAGGATCTCGAAGAGGAAATGGATCACTTGGAAAACTTCAGCGGAAGAAATTTGGGTGAAAAAAATTACAGTTAGAATAAATATATCAGAATATAAAAAACCTGAAGATTTGATTTTCAGGTTTTTTATTTAACTCTTAATATAAATAGAATGTTCACAAATTCAATTTGGAATGCACACGCCGCAAATCAATCTTTTTCAGA is part of the Antarcticibacterium sp. 1MA-6-2 genome and harbors:
- the rsmG gene encoding 16S rRNA (guanine(527)-N(7))-methyltransferase RsmG; amino-acid sequence: MELINKYFPHLSQLQLEQFSQLQELYKDWNLKINVVSRKDIDELYLRHVLHSLGIARVQEFNPGASILDVGTGGGFPGIPLAILFPETRFHLVDSIGKKIKVVDEVVSGLGITNVKTTNSRVEEITGKYDFIVSRAVAAMPTFVHWVKGKIAKENNHEFKNGILYLKGGDLSEELEPYRNVQIFPLNNYFTEDFYETKKVVYLLMKFKG
- a CDS encoding ferritin-like domain-containing protein, producing MKNLEDLFQHQLKDLYSAESQLIKALPKMAKKASDDKLKKAIEKHLEETKEHKERLKEVCDELGIKPT
- a CDS encoding ferritin-like domain-containing protein is translated as MKGLIEEAESFLEEDADEDVKDAGIIAEAQRVEHYEISGYGTVIRYAKELGHDKIAKKLAKTLEQEYKADEDLNKMAEGRLNREAKK